TGGATCCTTGCATTGTTGATGAGCCAGGCATCCAATTTCGAGAGAAATCTTTTGAAGTATAGCCTGGTCGTTGTGAAGTATAGCCTGGTCTTTTGACATTCATGGCGTGAACCTGTTCAGTAACCTTGTGCTCAACCAGTCCACGTTGTTTTTCTTCCTCACATAAGTGTGAGTATGCTTTCTTAACAGTTGGTAAGGGTTGCATGAGCATGATTTGCCCTCTAATAGCTGAATAGCTTTCATTTAATCCCATAATAAACTGACCAAGTCTCATCTTTTCCTCATTGTTTGACAATTGTTTCATTCCACCACAAGTGCACTGAATAGCTGGACTGCTCATTTTTAATTCATCCCACAGTGTTTTTATCTTGGTGTAATAAGCGAAGATGGAATCCTGATTTTGCTGCAATTCCATTATGGAACGTTGAAGTTGATAATGATGAGAAAAATCACCTTGTGAGAATCGTTCTTGCAAATCCAATCAAATTTCAGAGGGGGTTTCAGCATAGAGAACACTATTGGCAAGCTCTTGATTTAAGGAGTTGAGAATCCAAGAAAGAACCATATCATTACATCGTTGCCATAACATGTATTTAGGATCAGATTCACCTGGTATTGATATGGTTCCATTGATGAATCCCAACTTGTTTTTGGCCCTGAGacttattaaaatgaaatgtcTCCACATGGCGTAGTTGGATCCATCAAGAACCTTTGGAACAAGAGTCATGCTTGGATGATCTGATGCATGAATAAAAACGGGATCAGAAGGATCAATGGTTAAAAAGGTCATGTTTGGAAGGGTAGTATTTTTGTTGATACTTGTTGAATCAGTAATGTCCTCCATTGGAGAATTTTTATGGAAGCTTGGTTTTTATCCTTGCTTTGATACCATGAAAACTAGATGatgaaaaagaatgaagaactGTTTTATTGATTTCTTATTAACACAGTGGTGTTTACATcaagtatatatatacaaacataAGCCTAGAAAGTAGGAGCCACAAGTGATTGAGTCCAACTCAATCAGTTCAACTATACCAGCTGGAATATTTGTAGCAGATTAACTTCAATAGCAGATCAACATCTTATTATGTACAGCAGATCAACTTCAGCTTATCTTCTCAACAGCTTTAACCAACTGGGGTCctttgaaattgaagtttttgacaaaaagaaaaggacccaCTTGGCTTAAATGAAGAGATGTTGCTTTTGCTTGAGCGATTGCAAGATGTTTGAATGGGAAAAGTATTGCAGAGAAGATGAGAAGAAGCCATGGTGGTTGTGTTTGCTCTTGGTATTGCTATCACAGGCACATAAATTCAGTGGTAAAATAGTGAAATTCAAGCTTCAATTGTACAGTATTTGGGATGACTGCCGGGCATGATTCTCGAGCGTGTTTCTCGCataaaatgtttatattttggTTGGCGTTTTTCGTGGATTTTTTCTATTGTTCAGGCAACCTGGCACGTGAcaaactataaattaattattttcttttagtccTCTTAATCTTTTATGGTATTCATAccctttttcaatttattattttattttatttctataaaaaatataataaaaaaagtaaagtgGGTAGGATAGGGAATCttggttatgaaaaaaaaaaaaaaaaataacaaatttgagATGGTCAATAACAATCAAAGGATtgcttagttatttttaatactataagGAATAATCACTTAATCTTAATAAATTATAGTGACTAAGTTGTATTTTTATGATGCTCTTTGTAATGGAGTTTCGGatcaaacattaattaaataaaaaataaattataatttagtcattGTGTTGAGTGACgtgtttaaaaaaacttattaattaattttaaaagtttattatattataaaaaacatgaaaaataatttattaattttttttaatcaaaataatatattttttaattgttttaattcgATAATCCGGtccggtttgttttttttttaaagcatgtaAAGGAGGAGAATGAAGTAAAGGTTGGCCCACgttatcttgatttttgttgCCTTGTAATCTCCCTCCTCTTCATTCTCCATTCCTCACCAGAAGGAGGCAGCAGAGCAGCCAACACAGGCTGACattattataacaataataaaaaaaaacgatgtcTCTTTCTCTGCCTCTGCCTTCTCGTTCTTCACAAATTCGAACCCTTGCAATAACCCCAGCAAGCAGAAAGCACAAGTTCTTGCACATTCCACAACAATGGACACCATCAAGACCACTTCAACACTTACACACAAATCACCAATATTATTTATCAAGAACGTCCTTTCAATGCATGTCTCGAAGCCAACAGCAAGAATATGAAGTTGAAAGGCTTTTGTCTAACCTTAACCAGGTCACCTTGAAGAGAGAACCTGGTATCCCAGTtctgtctcctttttttttttttttttttataaaaaaaatactttaatccGTTCTCTTTGTTGCATGCAATTCTGTCTTCATGTCGTTCCTCTGTGTTTTCAGGAAGTTTATCTAGTGCAATACTTCTGGTTGCTGGCACTAcggtatatatatgtgtattcTTGTTGGTTGTACGTGTTTATACGCAGTTTTATACTTTTAGCATGGCTAAGTATCTCCATTATCTAGATAGGTGCTGGGATCCTGGCAATTCCTGCTGTGACTCAAGAATCTGGATTTTTGGCCTCTTCGGTTGCCTGCATTCTTTGCTGGATCTTTATGGTAACAATCTTTACCAAGATTAGTTTGgtgatttttgctttttatactACTGTGTAGGTTACTACGGGATTGCTCATTGCTGAAGTAAATGTGAACACAATGTGTGAATTGGGTTCAGGTGGTGTGTCATTGGTAAGTACAGCtagtattgaaattaatttctgCAGTTTACTGTTTTGTATCTGTATGAGAGATTTATGATAAGATTAGGATTAGATCAGTAACCGCTGTTTGTGGGCTCTCTTTAAATCTGGCTCGATCGAAACTCTTCCTGTCTTCTGTGCTAAAATGAGATTTGAACACTTTTTAGGTCTCTCATTGATAGTATTATGCGCTTTTAATGAAGAGAGAAATGTTGGAAGAAAAGATTTTATTGCTTGTTATTTTTTCCTATATACTTGCTGAGGATGAGAAAGGGAGAGCAGCTTCTCTAGCTCATGAATTTCAGACACTCTGTGCATTGTTGCTTACAGTTTAAGTTATTTTGACTTGAAttgaacatgaagaacattcgTTGTGATTTGTTTTGCAGTTGGTCATACATATTCATCCATTATGCCCTTCTCATCGCTTATGTGGCTCGCTCTTCAGATATTTTGACGAACTTTCTCGGCATTCCATTGTACGAGCCATAATTCTAGCTTTTTAATGTGCCTAAGTGTTCGCCCTAATTTGTATGTCTCACTTTGTTGTTTCATCAGCAGTCTTTGTCAATTAATTTTTGTCAGCAGTTTATGAATTTTGTATGTGCTGACAGGTTGCATTGTGTTTGCAGATGGGAAAGTGCAACCTTATTCTCCTTAGTGTTTGGAGGCATATGCTACTTTGGAAGGTTGGTTATATGTTTCATATATCCTTAGCTTGAGGAATCAGAAGCATCATGCATTGTTTCATACTATCACTGTTTGCTGTGTAAACTTGGAATCATCAATTTCTGCATTGTTCTGTCATGCCTGCATATGGAGCTTCCTGCATTGTACAAAGTTCAAAGCTAATTTTAGAGGTCCGAGACAATTGACTGGATGAGTGCCCCTTTCTATACACACAGCTAAAGTTTGGCATTTGCACTTCACTACGTTGCTGTGATGAAGTTGTCAATCTTGCTCTTCAGATTCTACTTTGAACgggaaaataatgaaaaatgatgatgtCTACTTTAAGATGGAGATAAATCTAAAACTTATTCCTTGAGTTTTATTGGAATTCACTTCTAAGCTGGTCAGTTGTAATTGGTGCATGTAGATTTGGTTTAGCATGTTAAAAAACCATGTCaacctaaaagtttaagttattagatgagttttcaggatatgatttatattattcttttaatacatCCTTCAAGTAAAAATTTTTCGGGCTTGAAACTCGCATGTGTCCACCATTATATTgtgctattaattaattttattaaataaaatagggTGGTGAAATTCAAACTCGTAATCATTTGGTTAGTAAAGCTCTGATCCCATATTAAAGAACTatttcaacccaaaagcttaaactattaggtgaggttctaagaatagttttatattactttCTAACACACTTTCTCATGTGAAAAAgtctttgaaattaaaaacgTGCACAGTTTATACTAGTTCGTGCTTAATTCTTATTAATTAGAATGAAAGTGGTGAGATTTAAACTCGCGACTGTTTGATCAGCAAAGTTCTGATACTATACACCACCaaaaattcgctaaataccaacggacataccgacgaaattttttctgtcggtatttttcggccgaaatcaccgacggacaatattcgtcggtaattaccgaccgaattactgacaaaaaatttagaattaatgaaaaaagggcgggtaggtggcgcagaggttttggcgggtgatttttccgatggaatcaccgacggatttgaaatgccagatccgtaccggtgacgtgaccggtgcaccgttaaaaataccgacggaatcaccgagggatttgaatagcaggtccgttCGGTGACGTGTTGATTGCCCGTCAGAAGTACCGACGGTTtcgccgacggattcaccgacggaataaaaaccgtcggtaagtccgttggcaaaagtgaatatatggccactctgccaacactctcctcccccatttctccttcttcttcctaatcctaaccctccccatctgcaaaataactagccccccctcgccccaaaacaaaaatcttcctcatctcagcacaacaagttgtatttcttgaagttttgtggtcatagcatccgtgttctgatttaccgacggattttatcattttttgtaagtaattctatctttcaaaattttaacatttaaatgtcaattttattgtttttttagtatatgtatttttttttagtagatgtacatgttttattgttatttctcaaacaaacttgtagtatatgaatgtataattttatacttgttatggtttgttttagattttgtaagattgtatttgtttgaaaattgttaaaacttaatttgtagaattaccgaattacatgttatgttttgaaataattaagagcttgcttaatgggtcttttttatagaggttcgatagaagtcatggatgatcgttcatggatgtatctagattcaccccaaggattgcggaggatggattattgtaacggggttcagggttttattaattttgcaacatctattcctagaaattttactggaggcggtattaggtgtccatgcaggaagtgtcaaaataaaaagtatctgcatccagatgttgtaatgatgcatcttctacacaaagggtttgtggaggattatgagtgttggtatgcacatggagaggtatttgttagtaataggagaatgagagaaacgatggttgggtcaacttctagtgctagcaacgtgcatgaagcggcaaatgacaacactaatccttacagaaacatggttatggatgcaatgagaatgaatcaagataatgtcaatcaatgtccaatcgtagaagaagaacctaatgcagaggcagctaggttttttgatttgttgaaagattctgacgaaccattatggaatggctgcacaaaccacagtaaattatcggttgTGGCACAgatgttcaccatcaagtcagatcacgggttgagtgaggccgggtatgacaaaattattgattgggcaagaagcattttacctgaagggaacaggctcaaagagaacttctatgctgcgaagtccatgatgaaacccctcggtttaggataccagaaaattgacatgtgccctaacttctgcatgttatactaccttgaaaatgctgagatgaccgagtgcatgacatgtgggcattcccattacaaacccagaactggcagggggaagactctagtggcatataaaaaacttagatatttcccgatcacatctagactgcagaggttatttatgtcaccaaggactgctgagcacatgacatggcaccaaacacacgatgccgttgatggtgtgatggtgcatccttctgacggcgaagcgtggaaacgctt
This genomic interval from Populus alba chromosome 1, ASM523922v2, whole genome shotgun sequence contains the following:
- the LOC118045344 gene encoding uncharacterized protein isoform X3, which translates into the protein MSLSLPLPSRSSQIRTLAITPASRKHKFLHIPQQWTPSRPLQHLHTNHQYYLSRTSFQCMSRSQQQEYEVERLLSNLNQVTLKREPGSLSSAILLVAGTTVTTGLLIAEVNVNTMCELGSGGVSLLVIHIHPLCPSHRLCGSLFRYFDELSRHSIMGKCNLILLSVWRHMLLWKVYQMGRSAPKSLSSLSLGPERKVRCYNGYFVNGYVFHTKEYGQGRKTYNCGVCVKGSTSSQLEVDYYGILEEVVELQYHIEQNKVFLFKCYWYDTTDRGIRVDPHHGLVEINSKARLRNINDVFVFAKQCQQVYYTYTPSFRKDRSRVDWFSILKTKPRGRVEVV
- the LOC118045344 gene encoding uncharacterized protein isoform X2, whose product is MSLSLPLPSRSSQIRTLAITPASRKHKFLHIPQQWTPSRPLQHLHTNHQYYLSRTSFQCMSRSQQQEYEVERLLSNLNQVTLKREPGSLSSAILLVAGTTIGAGILAIPAVTQESGFLASSVACILCWIFMVTTGLLIAEVNVNTMCELGSGGVSLLVIHIHPLCPSHRLCGSLFRYFDELSRHSIMGKCNLILLSVWRHMLLWKVYQMGRSAPKSLSSLSLGPERKVRCYNGYFVNGYVFHTKEYGQGRKTYNCGVCVKGSTSSQLEVDYYGILEEVVELQYHIEQNKVFLFKCYWYDTTDRGIRVDPHHGLVEINSKARLRNINDVFVFAKQCQQVYYTYTPSFRKDRSRVDWFSILKTKPRGRVEVV
- the LOC118045344 gene encoding uncharacterized protein isoform X4, which codes for MSLSLPLPSRSSQIRTLAITPASRKHKFLHIPQQWTPSRPLQHLHTNHQYYLSRTSFQCMSRSQQQEYEVERLLSNLNQVTLKREPGSLSSAILLVAGTTIGAGILAIPAVTQESGFLASSVACILCWIFMVTTGLLIAEVNVNTMCELGSGGVSLLVIHIHPLCPSHRLCGSLFRYFDELSRHSIMGKCNLILLSVWRHMLLWKPALHWSSQWSSSIWNHHFFYISCGNSLYECINFTFCVYRRLQII